One region of Halomicrobium sp. LC1Hm genomic DNA includes:
- a CDS encoding 60S ribosomal export protein NMD3: MSRSGAFCPRCGDEIPDHERERPSVAGQHDPDSVLCDACYFEEFDLVDAPDRIEVRVCAQCGAVHRGNRWVDVGAEDYTDIAVDEVSEALGVHVDAQSVAWQVAPEQVDKNTIRMHAEFSGVIRETPVTEEVVVPVKISRQTCTRCGKIAGGSYASTVQVRADERTPTGDEADRAKEIAHEVVDEMEATGDRDAFVTEISEPEAGVNIKVSTNKIGMKVARQITTELGGTFTDNETLVTEDTDGNEVYRVTYAIRLPRYRPGEVIDPEDGDGPVLVRSVQGNLKGTRLATGDSFEASFEDENAPDARRLGTDADAERTTLVAVEDERAVQVLDPETYESKTIPRPDYLDTDADEVPVLKHREGLHVLPDER, translated from the coding sequence ATGAGTCGATCCGGAGCTTTCTGCCCGCGCTGTGGCGACGAGATACCGGACCACGAGCGCGAGCGCCCGAGCGTCGCGGGCCAGCACGACCCCGACAGCGTGCTCTGTGACGCCTGCTACTTCGAGGAGTTCGATCTCGTCGACGCGCCGGACCGCATCGAGGTCCGGGTCTGTGCCCAGTGTGGTGCCGTCCACCGGGGCAACCGCTGGGTCGACGTGGGTGCCGAGGACTACACCGACATCGCCGTCGACGAGGTCAGCGAGGCCCTGGGCGTCCACGTCGACGCCCAGTCGGTCGCCTGGCAGGTCGCGCCCGAACAGGTCGACAAGAACACGATCCGGATGCACGCGGAGTTCTCCGGGGTCATCCGGGAGACGCCGGTCACCGAGGAGGTGGTCGTCCCGGTCAAGATCAGCCGCCAGACCTGCACGCGCTGTGGCAAGATCGCGGGCGGTTCGTACGCCTCGACGGTGCAGGTGCGGGCCGACGAGCGCACGCCGACCGGCGACGAGGCCGACCGCGCCAAGGAGATCGCCCACGAGGTCGTCGACGAGATGGAGGCCACGGGCGACCGGGACGCCTTCGTCACCGAAATCTCCGAGCCCGAAGCGGGCGTCAACATCAAGGTCTCGACCAACAAGATCGGGATGAAAGTCGCCCGCCAGATCACGACCGAGCTGGGCGGGACGTTCACCGACAACGAGACGCTGGTCACAGAAGACACGGACGGCAACGAGGTGTATCGGGTCACGTACGCGATCCGACTGCCGCGCTATCGCCCCGGCGAGGTGATCGACCCGGAGGACGGCGACGGTCCGGTGCTGGTCCGCTCGGTACAGGGCAACCTCAAGGGGACGCGCCTCGCGACGGGCGACTCCTTCGAAGCGTCCTTCGAGGACGAGAACGCCCCCGACGCCCGCCGCCTGGGGACCGACGCCGACGCCGAACGGACCACCCTCGTCGCCGTCGAGGACGAGCGTGCGGTCCAGGTGCTCGACCCAGAGACCTACGAGTCGAAGACGATCCCCCGGCCCGACTACCTCGACACCGACGCCGACGAGGTGCCGGTCCTCAAACACCGCGAGGGGCTGCACGTGCTGCCCGACGAGCGCTGA
- a CDS encoding TspO/MBR family protein — MSLADAAPDRFDRRDLLWALAAVVLVNVVGGVPAVLGGPDSAWFEGLVEPAIYPPGWAFGVVWTLLFTLLGVAVYLVASEGLDERRVRVALGLFALQFAFNVAWTPVFFTLQRPLAALGVIVALAVLIVPTMWAFDRVDRRAAALLVPYLVWVLFAALLNYRFWALNA, encoded by the coding sequence ATGTCACTCGCCGACGCTGCTCCCGATCGGTTCGATCGTCGCGATCTCCTCTGGGCACTGGCGGCCGTCGTCCTCGTCAACGTCGTCGGCGGCGTCCCGGCCGTCCTCGGTGGCCCGGACTCGGCGTGGTTCGAGGGGCTGGTCGAGCCAGCGATCTATCCGCCGGGCTGGGCCTTCGGCGTCGTCTGGACGCTGCTCTTTACCCTGCTGGGCGTCGCGGTCTATCTGGTCGCCAGCGAAGGGCTGGACGAGCGTCGCGTCCGGGTCGCGCTGGGGCTGTTTGCCCTCCAGTTCGCGTTCAACGTCGCCTGGACGCCGGTCTTTTTCACGCTCCAGCGACCGCTGGCCGCGCTCGGGGTGATCGTCGCGCTGGCGGTCCTGATCGTCCCGACGATGTGGGCCTTCGATCGCGTCGACCGCCGGGCAGCGGCACTGTTGGTTCCCTATCTCGTCTGGGTCCTGTTCGCGGCTCTGCTGAATTATCGGTTCTGGGCCCTGAACGCCTGA
- a CDS encoding PQQ-binding-like beta-propeller repeat protein, translated as MQRRQFLAATGLTLLGGTTGCVGQLSSPLAPTSDEPIAVDETWNQPGGGPGHAYAASGSGPGAAIESRWRFSDGDSHFEPMAIADDTVFAASDSTVVALDASRGTERWRAAVDSNDDWLAVGPDHLFFSDGWIEREPETASVTPYPESSPHQDRFVLLKDLFVYLTDDAVVAGRPGADEARWRRPLDRPHSLCGVADQMIVVATETGLAGLSLSDGSQQWLREDLWSEVSFVDVAGADERVYATTWTRDATVFALDAASGETAWTYEPPTQVWLTADSNHVVLGGLPDVEPMNRVDVLDAAGDRQWVVPTDSNDTTVHVPVLADGVVYAAHVADCFAYDLASGEKLWSLSPDGLLSSDLYPLGQPLVAGDGLFLEQDGAVYGFGPA; from the coding sequence ATGCAACGCCGTCAGTTCCTCGCTGCGACCGGCCTGACGCTTCTCGGTGGCACCACCGGCTGCGTGGGCCAGCTCTCCAGTCCGCTCGCGCCGACGAGTGACGAACCGATCGCCGTCGACGAGACGTGGAATCAGCCCGGTGGCGGGCCGGGCCACGCGTACGCCGCCAGCGGCAGCGGTCCGGGCGCGGCCATCGAGTCGCGGTGGCGGTTCTCGGACGGTGACAGCCACTTCGAACCGATGGCTATCGCAGACGACACGGTGTTTGCGGCCAGCGACAGCACCGTCGTCGCGCTCGACGCGAGCCGCGGGACGGAGCGCTGGCGCGCGGCGGTCGACTCGAACGACGACTGGCTCGCCGTGGGTCCGGACCACCTCTTCTTTTCGGACGGCTGGATCGAACGGGAGCCGGAGACGGCCAGCGTGACACCGTATCCCGAATCGTCGCCCCACCAGGACCGATTCGTCCTCCTGAAGGATCTGTTCGTCTACCTCACCGACGACGCGGTCGTCGCAGGGCGGCCCGGAGCCGACGAGGCGCGCTGGCGGCGACCACTCGACAGGCCCCACTCGCTGTGTGGCGTCGCCGACCAGATGATCGTGGTCGCCACGGAGACGGGACTCGCCGGTCTGTCACTGAGCGACGGCAGCCAGCAGTGGCTGCGTGAAGACCTCTGGTCGGAGGTGAGTTTCGTCGATGTGGCCGGGGCGGACGAGCGCGTCTACGCGACGACGTGGACGCGCGACGCGACCGTCTTCGCCCTCGACGCGGCGAGCGGCGAGACGGCCTGGACGTACGAACCACCGACACAGGTGTGGCTCACGGCCGATTCGAACCACGTCGTTCTCGGTGGGCTTCCGGACGTCGAACCGATGAACCGCGTCGACGTCCTCGACGCGGCCGGCGACCGCCAGTGGGTCGTGCCCACCGACAGCAACGACACGACGGTCCACGTGCCGGTCCTCGCCGACGGCGTCGTCTACGCCGCCCACGTCGCCGACTGCTTCGCTTACGACCTGGCCAGCGGTGAAAAACTGTGGTCACTCTCGCCAGACGGTCTCTTGTCGAGTGACCTCTACCCGCTCGGCCAGCCCCTCGTCGCCGGTGACGGCCTCTTCCTCGAACAGG